GTGGCCCCGCGAAGGTATGGTCGTGCACCAAGTCCACACCCGATGTCGCCGCGAGCTTTTCGATCGCCCGGCGCACCCGCAGCGCGTGCACTACCTCCGGGAACGGGTCGCCGAGTCGCTCGGGCTGCGCCCTATCCCAGACCGGCACGAACTTGGCCTTGGTGCCCGGCTCTCCCGCGCCGAACAGAGTGACGTCGTGGCCGCGGGCCACCAATGCGTCGACCAGATCGGCGACCACGGCCTCTACGCCGCCGTACGCCTTGGGCGGTACGTCGAAGTACGGAGGAACCACCATCGCAATGCGGAACGGGGTGCCGACATGATCTATCGAGAGCAGCTCGGGCGCTGCCATCTGCAAATCGGACGGTACCTTCTTCGCCGAAACCGGCGCGGTAAACGCGCTCATGACCCTCCTTCCAGGGACAACCAGTAGCACTCGCATCCACCCAGCACTCGGAGTACCGGGCGCCGAACTGAACTAAGTGGCCGCCGCGGCGGGGGTGAAGACCGAAGCTACACCGCCGTCCATGGGGCATGGTTGGCCTGGTCACGACCACTGACGCGATCAGGGGGGCCGACAGGGAGGTACCTCAATCGATTTCGTTCAAACCACATTTCTTACGAAAAGATGCAATTCCAGCATACTTCTAGCTACCGGCACATTGTCCAAGCGACCAATTCGCCGGATCGGACGCTCAGCCCTCGATGACGACCGTGCCGTCCCGGCCCACGACGACGAACGACAGCAGGTCCTCCGCTTCGGCGCGCAGCGCCGCCTCGTCGCACGCGGACAGCGGGTGCCACGGGATGACGCGCAGGGTGGCGTCTTCGATCGACCAACATCCGTGCACAAAGCCGTCCACCAGATACATCGGCACGCCCGCGGAGGCCTCCTCGGCGACGCGTCGGCGATCTTCCTCGCTGATGATCCGGCGGCGGTCCTTGTGGCCGAGCAGCACGTTGTCGAAGGCAGGCAGGAAGCGCACGGGCACCGGCAGATCCGGCTCCGCCAAAGGCGCGTCCGGTAGGTCGAACAGCACACGATGCTGATCGTCGGTGAACACCCGCAGCCGCGTACGCATCTCGTCGACGACCTCGGCCAGCCGGGTGATGCCCGCCCACGCCTGCATGTCGGCGACGGTGGCGGGGCCGAAGGCGGCCAGGTAGCGCAGCACCAGCGTCTCCGGCCGCGGCTCGGCAGCCATCGGCGCCGCGAGCCATTCCTCCGCCAGACCGACCGTCACAGACCGATTACGCCAGCGCCCCCACGCGCCCGTCTCCGGGCCGTGCGCCATCGGGACCAGCAGCTCCACAGTTTCGGCCAGCCTGCGCGTATGCCGGTCCGGGAAACGCTCGGCGAGCAACTTGCCCAGATCGCTGCGGCTGAGGCGCTGTCCGGCCAGCAGCTCACGCCCGGCCGCCCCGAGCTCGTCCAGGTCGACGCCGTCGATCTCGTCGCGGTAGTAGGGCGCCTTCAGCGCGGCATCGACAACCGGTTGCACCGTCGGACGCAACCACCGGAAGTCCGCGCCGTCCGCTAGGTGCACGGTGCGGCGGAGCATGGTGGAGCGAACCAGCTTACGGTCGCGCAGCAGTGCGGCCAGCTCGTCGTGCCGGAATTGCGCGAGCCTGGTCCACAGTCCGACGTAGGGCCAGTTGGGCTCCTGGCCCTGCACGGCGACCAGGTGCCGGACGAGCTCGAACGGAGTCAGCGCGACCCGCTCCACCAGTTTCTGGCGGACCAACAGCGTCCGATTCAGCTCGCGCAGCGATAGTTCCGTCATGCGCCCATCCTCGCCGAGACCACCGACAGATCGGCGGCCGGACCGGTCACGGCCGACCGCCCGGGGCTCGATCCACGCGGGGCCGAATCCGCGGCGGAACTCCGACACGGTCACAAAGGTCGACCATCGCGGTGACCACGACCAGGCCGGCGTGGGCGCCCTCGTCGCAGGACTTACCGACCTGGGCCCAGACCTGGTCGCGCAACGAGTTTCGTAACTCCACGTAGCCGAGCGCGCGTGGTCGTCACATTCACGAGTCGGGTAGACAGCGGCCCGGGTCGGGCAGCTCGGCGCACGGCGCATTGCCGTGCGCCCGCAGCACATCCTTGCCGACCTGATCGATCAGGAAGTGCAGAAAGCTCGCGGCGAGCGAGTCGCCGGGCAGTTCACCATTGCTGTAGGCATATTCGACGCCCCAGAACGGGTAGGTGCGCCGCACGACGGCGTCGCGACCCGCGCCGATGGCGTCGATCGCGACGGTGGGCAAGCCCGCTTCGCTCGCCTCGGAGAACTCCGAATAGCCGACGGCGCCCGGGATCTCGGCCACCGCCTTGCGCATGTCCGCGGTCACTCGTACATCGCAGTGCGCGGGCTCGGTAGTGACCGTGCCCTTGAGCGCGGTGCAACTCACGTGCGGGCGATCGGCCTGCCTGCCGTCGAGAAGCCTGCGTTCGAAAGTATTTCGCGAACCCGACCCCGGAATGCGATCGACCAGCACGACCGGCAAGTCCGGACCGCCCACCTCGCGCCAGTTGCCGATCCTGCCCAGATAGAGATCCTGGATCTGGCCCACGGTGAGGCTGCGGACGCCGACGCCAGGATGGACGATCATGGTGAACAGCGACAGTGCGAGCGGGCGGTACACCAGCGTCGGATACCCGCTGCCCTTCGACCCGTCGCTGATCGCGAGCAGCCCCGGGTTACCCGTGCCTTCCTCGGCGAGCCGGTCCAGGCCGCGCTCGGTCCCCTCGAAGGCGAATGTGAACTCCGCACCGGTACACCGCTTCCGGTACTGGTCGGCGGCCTCTCGGACCACCGGGCCGAACGCCGAGGACCCGACCACAGCCAGGTTCCCCGAGGCACAGTCCAACGGCGTCGGCGACGGCTCCAGCGC
The DNA window shown above is from Nocardia sp. NBC_01730 and carries:
- a CDS encoding winged helix DNA-binding domain-containing protein: MTELSLRELNRTLLVRQKLVERVALTPFELVRHLVAVQGQEPNWPYVGLWTRLAQFRHDELAALLRDRKLVRSTMLRRTVHLADGADFRWLRPTVQPVVDAALKAPYYRDEIDGVDLDELGAAGRELLAGQRLSRSDLGKLLAERFPDRHTRRLAETVELLVPMAHGPETGAWGRWRNRSVTVGLAEEWLAAPMAAEPRPETLVLRYLAAFGPATVADMQAWAGITRLAEVVDEMRTRLRVFTDDQHRVLFDLPDAPLAEPDLPVPVRFLPAFDNVLLGHKDRRRIISEEDRRRVAEEASAGVPMYLVDGFVHGCWSIEDATLRVIPWHPLSACDEAALRAEAEDLLSFVVVGRDGTVVIEG
- a CDS encoding PstS family phosphate ABC transporter substrate-binding protein encodes the protein MLDVDRPREWGLHGFLGEWDQLVGDLPLEIVLALIGIVVPIAAFLWEFVFAGRRRLGYRVQMDTPVTGEISSVFPGVLPQLRPSLDGASPDLKDISVVLVRIENSGVTTIDSQDYKAPEAARIGLHLRFPQRRVIGMAVTELSDPSLADNLDTDSGIAVREDIGGHVGVIDLPKVPLGPAEHYKILAILQRSEGSGEYAPPMLRGGVKGGRVIETRSRTGISRMMLVLTVFLVTVIVVQLVVAALEPSPTPLDCASGNLAVVGSSAFGPVVREAADQYRKRCTGAEFTFAFEGTERGLDRLAEEGTGNPGLLAISDGSKGSGYPTLVYRPLALSLFTMIVHPGVGVRSLTVGQIQDLYLGRIGNWREVGGPDLPVVLVDRIPGSGSRNTFERRLLDGRQADRPHVSCTALKGTVTTEPAHCDVRVTADMRKAVAEIPGAVGYSEFSEASEAGLPTVAIDAIGAGRDAVVRRTYPFWGVEYAYSNGELPGDSLAASFLHFLIDQVGKDVLRAHGNAPCAELPDPGRCLPDS